From one Variovorax sp. PBL-H6 genomic stretch:
- a CDS encoding Crp/Fnr family transcriptional regulator — protein MRSTPAFLPITIEELRLIESFRTGTRTIDAGRPLIEEDRPSPLLYTIYSGWAFRFKTLSDGRRQILGFLLPGDFVGLQDEFAESHTHGVEAVTDVTVCCFARDRLWELFHAQPKLGYHITWLAAREEKIVDDNLVTAGRRNAAERVAMLLMHLYRRAERVGMAREGWVQFPFNQQHIADALGLSLVHTNKTLRRLQQLGLYKLDAGWLRILEPHALETLGDYFDRPLQPTPLI, from the coding sequence CTGCGCTCCACTCCCGCCTTCCTGCCCATCACGATCGAGGAATTGCGCCTCATCGAGTCTTTCCGCACCGGCACGCGCACCATCGACGCGGGCCGCCCACTGATCGAGGAAGACCGTCCCAGCCCGCTGCTCTACACGATCTACTCCGGCTGGGCCTTCCGATTCAAGACGCTGAGCGACGGCCGGCGGCAGATCCTGGGCTTTTTGCTCCCGGGGGACTTCGTCGGGCTGCAGGACGAGTTCGCCGAAAGCCACACGCACGGCGTCGAGGCGGTGACTGACGTCACGGTCTGCTGCTTCGCCCGCGACCGCCTGTGGGAGCTGTTCCATGCCCAGCCCAAGCTGGGCTACCACATCACCTGGCTGGCGGCGCGCGAGGAGAAGATCGTCGACGACAACCTCGTGACCGCGGGCCGCCGCAATGCGGCCGAGCGGGTCGCGATGCTGCTGATGCATCTCTACCGGCGCGCCGAGCGGGTCGGCATGGCGCGCGAGGGCTGGGTCCAGTTTCCCTTCAACCAGCAGCACATCGCCGATGCGCTGGGTCTGTCGCTGGTGCACACCAACAAGACCTTGAGACGGCTGCAGCAACTGGGGCTCTACAAGCTCGATGCCGGATGGCTGCGCATC